The DNA region TACCGGCCGCCACAGTGCTGGGATTTAAGGTCGGTGGCGATTATTGGAATGCGGATGCCAGTGGTACATTTGCAGAAAAAGGTCAGCCACAACAGGAATTTGGCTATGATTCTTCAGCGCGTTACAGTTTATGGCTGGCGATAGAACATCCAATTCCATTTTTGCCAAACCTGAAGATCCGCGAAAATCATCTGGAAGAAGATGGCACGTTAGCTGATGCCGATATGTCATTTAGTGGTATTCACTATACCGGCGAAACCTACACTAATGTTGATTTGGGAAATACCGATTTTATTGGCTATTACGAGCTGCTGGATAACGACATTCTGTCATTGGATGTGGGCGCCGCATATAAGAAGTTTGATGGCTCAATTCGTGTCTATCAGGGCAGTAAATCGGCGACTTTAGAGTTGAGTAAAGGGGTGTTTATGGGGTACGCCAATGCTGAACTTGGACTACCGGGCTCCGGGCTGTTTGCCTATGCAGACATTCTGACCGGCATTGATGAATCCAGTGTTTATGACTATCAGCTAGGGCTTGGTTGGCAGTTTGATGGGATAGCGTTGGATACCCGAATTCATGCGGGCTATCGTACTTTCAACTTTGATGTTAATGATTTTGATGGCGCCAGTGCTGACATGAAGTTTGATGGTGTTTTTGCCGGTGTTGAAGTGGTTTTTTAACACTACTAAAGTTATAAAAAAACCGCCAAATGGCGGTTTTTTTATATTCGGCGAGCTTACTGCTGCGGCTGTGCTTCAGCGGTCAGGCCATTGTTAATGCCAACGACATCGTTTTCATTCAATGTACCTGCGGCTTGTTTCAGCGCCATCACTGAGTTGATGTAGCTGTAACGAGCGCTGGCAAGCTGACGCTTGGCGTTATACAGCGTTCTGGTGCTGTTCAGTACGTCTACAATCGTACGTGTACCCACTTCAAACCCTGCTTGGGTAGCCTTGAGTGCACTTTCAGAAGAGATCACTGACTGTTCATAAGCCTTGATAGAACTGATGGCAGCGGCAACATCGTTGAAGTCGCTACGCACGCTCTTGATCACCTGACGGTGTGTCTGTTCCAGTGCTTGGCTGGCTTCGACATAAGCGAACTGTGCCTGTTTGACCTGAGACGTTACTTTGAAACCTTCAAAGATAGGGATGCTCAGATTCAACCCCACACTGCTCTGATCGTAGTCAGGTTGGCTAGCACCATTGGTGTTTTGATCCAGCCCTTTAGTGTAACCGGCACTCAAACTCACAGATGGCAGATGACCAGCTTTGCGCAGTGTAATTGTTTCTTGGGCAATATCCTTGGCAATTCTGTCTGTCAGCAATGACAGTGAACTATCTTCAGCAATTTTTTGCCATTCGTCAGTTTTACTTGGCGTTGGCATAGAAGCTGAAAAACGTTGGGTATCCAGTACTTTCAGATCTGAGTGATCTAGCCCGGTGATTTCACGCAATGCTTCGTAACTGTTGGTCAGTTCGTTCTTAGCTGAAATCACAGACGCTGTTGCTAAGTCATACTGGGCTTGTGCTTCATGGACATCGGTAATCGCGGTCAAACCAACGGCAAAACGCTGTTTGGTTTGTTCCAACTGCCGCTCAATCGCACGCTGTTCAGCAATCTGATAAGCGTAGGTATCGTTAGCCAACAACACGTTGAAATAAGCCGTGGTCACCCGAGTGATAAGGCTTTGCAGTGA from Shewanella dokdonensis includes:
- a CDS encoding TIGR04219 family outer membrane beta-barrel protein, yielding MKKTLMAMAVLGSLTATSVPAATVLGFKVGGDYWNADASGTFAEKGQPQQEFGYDSSARYSLWLAIEHPIPFLPNLKIRENHLEEDGTLADADMSFSGIHYTGETYTNVDLGNTDFIGYYELLDNDILSLDVGAAYKKFDGSIRVYQGSKSATLELSKGVFMGYANAELGLPGSGLFAYADILTGIDESSVYDYQLGLGWQFDGIALDTRIHAGYRTFNFDVNDFDGASADMKFDGVFAGVEVVF
- the tolC gene encoding outer membrane channel protein TolC — its product is MKFKIRTLCAALTLAASAHSAHADDLLQIYQQALTNDPVVLQAKAQRDQLYEAIEENRAPLLPSISASVGYDKAWLDPGNDTRGLTGSVSLSQVIYNHSAWVGLSLAEKAASQADAIYATSLQSLITRVTTAYFNVLLANDTYAYQIAEQRAIERQLEQTKQRFAVGLTAITDVHEAQAQYDLATASVISAKNELTNSYEALREITGLDHSDLKVLDTQRFSASMPTPSKTDEWQKIAEDSSLSLLTDRIAKDIAQETITLRKAGHLPSVSLSAGYTKGLDQNTNGASQPDYDQSSVGLNLSIPIFEGFKVTSQVKQAQFAYVEASQALEQTHRQVIKSVRSDFNDVAAAISSIKAYEQSVISSESALKATQAGFEVGTRTIVDVLNSTRTLYNAKRQLASARYSYINSVMALKQAAGTLNENDVVGINNGLTAEAQPQQ